A segment of the Candidatus Methanosuratincola sp. genome:
CTCCGGTGGAAAAGCTTCCACCCGTCGGCGAGCCTAACGCCCCTGCAGAGCTCCTCTGCTTTTGCGCTGGCCTCAGGGAGGGTGTCCCCTGTCCCTATGCACTCGACGACCCTTGACCCTCCGGTCATCACGCCGTTGCCAGTATCCTCTGCGGAGGCCCAGAGGACCCTCCCCGCATTGGTCGGCGCTGTGAGCGAGAC
Coding sequences within it:
- a CDS encoding phosphoribosylglycinamide synthetase C domain-containing protein → VSLTAPTNAGRVLWASAEDTGNGVMTGGSRVVECIGTGDTLPEASAKAEELCRGVRLADGWKLFHRSDIGTEKSVLRRIQLGSMAREIYQYRERRGLLGKRMIWIPGKGLMEVG